A genomic region of bacterium contains the following coding sequences:
- a CDS encoding Gldg family protein has translation MLRRNRLLTVNALVSALLVLALLVGLNYLGVEHHVRWDLTATREHSLSPQTLKILRTLPGPVQAVAFPGSDSTGRYRDLLGTYQYYSKNFQFRLVDPDRNPAEAQKYKVTSYGQIVLQRGAATYTVDDATEDALTNGLLHVLETGKKTLYVVQGDGEVPVDDFTRVGMGTAKQALTGKGFDVKPLFLIKEAHVPADASAVVLASPSQELPPQVLDALDAYYRDGGHLLVLIDPTSPAGVRAWLGREFHVAAPGGLVVDPVSRLLGANPAVPIVTQYPYNDITQNFNLATAFPVATPLVPDPKAKDVTITPIVKSSDASYVKTNLDAKDIAYQAGVDRKGPSILGLEVTPSGTGAAPAHPTASVTPTSSSRGGAASPGASAAPSKGGAKPAAAAPSPAKGSAVLFGNSSFVRNSYVGLVGNRDLFTSTVAWLTQSGNLVSIAPRASPFDPFIVSGQQGRYLFLGSVIVLPLALLVLGGSVYFRRRSL, from the coding sequence ATGCTGCGCCGCAACCGCCTGCTGACCGTCAACGCGCTCGTCTCCGCGCTGCTCGTCCTGGCGCTGCTCGTCGGACTCAACTATCTCGGCGTCGAGCACCACGTCCGCTGGGACCTCACCGCGACCAGGGAGCATTCGCTCTCGCCGCAGACCCTCAAGATCCTGCGGACGCTGCCCGGCCCGGTGCAGGCCGTCGCGTTCCCCGGCTCCGACTCGACCGGCCGCTACCGCGATCTCCTCGGCACCTATCAGTACTACTCGAAGAACTTCCAGTTCCGGCTCGTCGATCCCGACCGCAACCCCGCCGAGGCGCAGAAGTACAAGGTGACGTCCTACGGCCAGATCGTGCTGCAGCGCGGCGCCGCGACGTACACGGTCGACGACGCCACCGAAGACGCGCTGACCAACGGCCTCCTGCACGTGCTGGAGACCGGCAAGAAGACGCTGTACGTCGTGCAGGGGGACGGCGAGGTGCCGGTCGACGATTTCACCCGCGTCGGCATGGGCACGGCGAAGCAGGCGTTGACCGGCAAGGGCTTCGACGTGAAACCGCTCTTCCTCATCAAAGAGGCGCACGTGCCGGCCGACGCCTCCGCGGTCGTGCTCGCCTCGCCGAGCCAGGAGCTCCCGCCTCAAGTGCTCGACGCGCTCGACGCCTATTATCGCGACGGGGGCCACCTGCTGGTGCTGATCGATCCGACGAGCCCGGCCGGCGTGCGGGCGTGGCTCGGCCGTGAGTTCCACGTCGCGGCCCCCGGCGGCCTCGTCGTCGATCCGGTGTCCCGGCTGCTCGGGGCGAACCCGGCCGTGCCGATCGTCACGCAGTACCCGTACAACGACATCACGCAGAACTTCAACCTCGCGACGGCGTTCCCGGTCGCGACGCCCCTCGTGCCGGATCCGAAGGCCAAGGACGTCACGATCACGCCGATCGTCAAGAGCTCGGACGCGAGCTACGTGAAGACGAACCTCGACGCGAAGGACATCGCGTACCAGGCGGGCGTCGACCGCAAGGGACCGTCGATTCTCGGCCTGGAGGTTACGCCGTCGGGAACCGGCGCGGCTCCCGCGCACCCCACGGCGTCGGTCACTCCGACCTCGTCTTCGCGAGGCGGTGCGGCCTCGCCCGGCGCCTCGGCCGCTCCTTCGAAGGGCGGGGCGAAGCCCGCAGCCGCGGCGCCGAGTCCGGCCAAGGGATCCGCGGTCCTCTTCGGCAACAGCTCGTTCGTCCGGAACAGCTACGTCGGGCTGGTCGGCAACCGCGACCTCTTCACCAGCACCGTCGCGTGGCTCACGCAGTCGGGGAATCTGGTCAGCATCGCGCCGCGCGCCTCGCCGTTCGACCCGTTCATCGTCTCCGGCCAGCAGGGCCGTTATCTCTTCCTCGGCAGCGTGATCGTCCTGCCGCTCGCGCTCCTCGTGCTCGGCGGTTCGGTGTACTTCCGCAGGCGCAGCCTGTGA
- a CDS encoding ABC transporter ATP-binding protein: MIQADSLSRSYGERWAIRDVSFQAREGEILGFLGPNGAGKTTTMRILSGFLAPTAGRASIAGFDIVEKPLEAKRHLGYLPEVVPLYDEFTTREYLSFVARLKRVERGRVPDAVERAMTLCNVDDVADRLIRNLSRGYRQRVGLAHAIVHDPEVLILDEPTSAMDPRQIVEIRNVIKGLRASHTIILSTHILPEATAVCDRVIVLNEGAVVAVDTYEQLAARLRNSDKTLVRAARPSADLPKRLGTIAGVRHVTAGGAPGELLVESDLGADVREHVARAVVESGVGLLELRPLSMSLEDVFLKLVTHEDGPAQSQGPAKPGDGGSKGARA, encoded by the coding sequence GTGATTCAGGCCGATTCGCTCTCCCGCAGCTATGGGGAGCGCTGGGCCATCCGCGACGTGTCGTTTCAGGCTCGTGAAGGCGAGATCCTTGGATTCCTCGGCCCGAACGGCGCCGGCAAGACGACGACGATGCGGATCCTGTCGGGATTTCTGGCGCCCACGGCGGGGCGGGCATCCATCGCCGGATTCGACATTGTGGAAAAGCCGCTCGAGGCGAAGCGTCATCTCGGGTATCTGCCGGAAGTGGTCCCGCTCTACGACGAGTTTACCACGCGTGAGTACCTCTCCTTCGTTGCCCGGCTGAAGCGGGTTGAACGCGGCCGGGTACCGGACGCGGTGGAGCGGGCGATGACGCTGTGCAACGTCGACGACGTGGCGGACCGGCTCATCCGCAACCTGTCGCGCGGCTACCGCCAGCGCGTCGGACTGGCGCACGCGATCGTGCACGATCCCGAGGTGCTGATCCTCGACGAGCCGACATCCGCGATGGATCCGCGGCAGATCGTCGAGATCCGCAACGTGATCAAGGGCCTGCGTGCATCGCACACGATCATCTTGAGCACGCACATCCTGCCCGAGGCGACCGCGGTGTGCGATCGCGTGATCGTCCTCAACGAGGGCGCCGTCGTCGCCGTGGACACGTACGAGCAGCTGGCGGCCCGGCTGCGCAATTCGGACAAGACGCTCGTGCGCGCGGCCCGGCCGTCGGCCGACCTGCCGAAGCGCCTGGGCACGATCGCGGGGGTGCGGCACGTGACGGCCGGTGGGGCGCCGGGCGAGCTGCTCGTCGAGTCCGACCTCGGCGCCGATGTCCGCGAGCACGTCGCCCGCGCCGTCGTGGAATCCGGCGTCGGCCTGCTCGAGCTGCGGCCGCTGTCGATGAGCCTCGAGGACGTCTTCTTGAAACTCGTCACGCATGAGGACGGTCCCGCTCAGTCCCAAGGCCCCGCGAAGCCGGGAGACGGCGGATCGAAGGGAGCCCGGGCATGA
- a CDS encoding phosphodiester glycosidase family protein, with protein MQTTQLTRQGMARVLAILLVLGLLAPAARGAGPADWPSVLVSNMVALPVAAGVEYRHVSMMTSDGPLDLHHLLVDLANPTVHLGVGVAHDRLISDDESVSSMAARAGAIAAINADYFDIHQSGMPLNIVISNGQLLRSPWRFVALVVNRDGVARIVRYRWTGTVVTDSGETQPLESFNAGLPQNGITVISNVRGFGAPPPEPGVRQAVAELSAADPGSAGSGGRYFVKQIWAQQAFYAPFPQGEIILVGRGAGADWIQRRLSAGVTVAVNLTTDPDWHDAQVAVGGGPILVDGGQLVEDSDAPAAAERNIRYPAAAVGISPDGRHLTFVEADGRQPWLSIGLTRPQLAAYMQRQGAYQAMAFDSGGSAEMVVRMPGQPQVSVVNSPSDGTERPVADAVLVYTTATPGPPVRILVNNNQPLFLYPGAHVTPPAVGVDAQGNPVSLTDPVQLAASGGLLRIDGLPSRGVALPRQPAPDFVRVGGDGSIVAGTQPADGTVTVQSGAASGAVPVSVVTRLARLVVAPGSLSVAPGESATLRVSGQDPSGRLVTLPQDAVAWLMSPPGLGAVQAPGTFVAGTVTGTGLLTARLAGASTELRVSVGGPQSRLIPAFEEQASFRGYPPQAVTGDVTLVSTPSRDNRQSVRLAFHLDGQGSRAAYVETDLTLPGEPTGVSVWVYGDGDGAWLRGAYTDAKGDRGTVTFARHVDWQGWKQLTASLPSGVAYPIRWTYVYVVETDPTKTPSGEIFLSGLRALYNH; from the coding sequence ATGCAGACGACGCAGCTGACGCGACAAGGCATGGCCCGCGTGCTCGCGATTCTCCTCGTGCTGGGACTCCTCGCCCCGGCGGCCCGCGGGGCGGGGCCCGCCGACTGGCCCTCGGTGCTCGTCTCGAACATGGTGGCGCTGCCCGTCGCGGCCGGCGTCGAGTACCGGCACGTTTCCATGATGACCTCCGACGGGCCGCTCGACCTGCACCATCTGCTTGTCGATCTGGCCAACCCGACCGTGCATCTCGGCGTCGGCGTCGCGCACGATCGGCTGATCAGCGACGACGAGTCCGTCTCGTCGATGGCGGCCCGCGCCGGCGCGATCGCGGCCATCAACGCCGACTACTTCGACATCCACCAGTCGGGCATGCCGCTCAACATCGTCATCAGCAACGGCCAGCTGCTGCGGAGCCCGTGGCGGTTTGTCGCCCTCGTCGTCAACCGCGACGGCGTGGCGCGCATCGTACGCTACCGCTGGACGGGCACCGTCGTCACGGATTCCGGCGAGACCCAGCCGCTCGAGAGTTTCAACGCGGGTCTGCCCCAGAATGGCATCACCGTCATCTCGAACGTGCGCGGCTTTGGGGCGCCGCCGCCGGAGCCGGGCGTGCGTCAGGCGGTCGCCGAGCTGTCCGCGGCCGATCCGGGATCCGCGGGCTCGGGCGGGCGGTACTTCGTCAAGCAGATCTGGGCGCAGCAGGCGTTCTACGCGCCGTTTCCCCAGGGCGAGATCATCCTGGTCGGCCGCGGCGCCGGGGCGGACTGGATCCAGCGGCGCCTCAGCGCGGGCGTGACCGTCGCCGTCAACCTCACCACCGATCCGGACTGGCACGACGCGCAGGTCGCCGTCGGGGGCGGCCCGATCCTGGTGGACGGCGGGCAGCTTGTCGAAGACTCCGACGCGCCCGCGGCCGCCGAACGAAACATCCGCTATCCCGCGGCCGCGGTCGGGATCAGTCCCGACGGCCGGCACCTGACGTTCGTCGAGGCCGACGGCCGCCAGCCGTGGCTCAGCATCGGATTGACGCGGCCCCAGCTCGCCGCGTACATGCAGCGGCAGGGCGCCTACCAGGCGATGGCCTTCGACAGCGGCGGGTCGGCCGAGATGGTCGTGCGGATGCCGGGGCAGCCGCAGGTGTCGGTCGTCAATTCGCCCTCCGATGGGACGGAGCGCCCCGTGGCGGATGCCGTGCTCGTCTACACGACCGCCACCCCGGGCCCACCGGTGAGGATTCTCGTCAACAACAATCAGCCGCTGTTCCTCTATCCGGGCGCCCACGTGACGCCGCCCGCGGTCGGCGTGGACGCGCAGGGCAACCCCGTCTCGTTAACCGATCCGGTGCAGCTCGCGGCTTCCGGGGGCTTGCTGCGGATCGACGGCCTGCCGTCGCGGGGCGTCGCCCTGCCGCGGCAGCCGGCGCCGGATTTCGTGAGGGTGGGCGGCGACGGCAGCATCGTCGCCGGGACGCAGCCCGCGGACGGAACGGTCACGGTGCAGAGCGGCGCCGCCTCGGGCGCCGTGCCGGTGTCGGTGGTCACGCGCCTGGCGCGCCTCGTTGTCGCGCCCGGCTCGCTGTCGGTCGCGCCGGGCGAGAGCGCGACACTCCGCGTGTCCGGGCAGGATCCGTCGGGCCGCCTCGTCACGCTGCCCCAAGACGCGGTCGCCTGGCTGATGTCGCCGCCGGGGCTCGGCGCCGTTCAGGCGCCCGGCACGTTCGTCGCGGGCACGGTGACCGGGACGGGACTCTTGACCGCCCGGCTTGCGGGCGCGAGTACCGAACTGCGCGTATCGGTCGGCGGCCCCCAGAGCCGTCTCATCCCGGCGTTCGAAGAGCAGGCGTCCTTCCGCGGCTATCCGCCGCAGGCCGTGACCGGCGACGTCACACTGGTCTCGACGCCGAGCCGGGACAACCGGCAGTCGGTGCGCCTGGCCTTTCACCTCGATGGGCAGGGCAGCCGCGCCGCGTACGTGGAGACGGATCTGACGCTGCCGGGCGAGCCCACCGGCGTCTCGGTCTGGGTGTACGGCGACGGCGACGGGGCGTGGCTGCGCGGCGCGTACACCGACGCGAAGGGCGACCGCGGCACCGTCACGTTTGCGCGGCACGTGGACTGGCAGGGCTGGAAGCAGCTGACGGCGTCGCTTCCGAGCGGCGTTGCCTATCCAATTCGCTGGACCTACGTATACGTAGTCGAGACCGATCCCACGAAGACGCCGAGCGGGGAGATCTTCCTTAGCGGACTGCGCGCGCTGTACAACCACTAA
- a CDS encoding ABC transporter permease subunit produces the protein MSGTLVIARKEFKQLFSSPIAYVALGMFFLITGFLFFSLIGLYTTQVLQLQGTPPADFNPTRIIFSPLFQDVSFVLILLVPVLTMRLVSEEDRAHTMELLATSPVTNTAIILGKYLAAVGLYLVLLAISAYMPLSLAVIGRLDWGLLGATYLGLLLLGAAFLAIGLFASTLNENQIVSAAIGFSLLLLLWVLGFAQQATGSATQQVLSSLAVATHFNTFSSGTVDTQDVLFFLSLAGFFVFLGALALESRKWR, from the coding sequence ATGAGCGGCACGCTCGTCATCGCGCGCAAGGAGTTCAAGCAGCTGTTCTCGTCGCCGATCGCCTACGTGGCGCTGGGGATGTTCTTCCTGATCACCGGCTTCCTGTTCTTCTCGCTGATCGGCCTGTACACGACGCAGGTGCTGCAGCTGCAGGGCACGCCGCCCGCCGACTTCAACCCGACGCGGATCATCTTCAGCCCGCTGTTTCAGGACGTCAGTTTCGTGCTGATCCTCCTCGTGCCGGTGCTCACGATGCGCCTCGTCTCCGAGGAAGACCGCGCCCACACGATGGAGCTGCTGGCGACCTCGCCGGTCACGAACACCGCGATCATCCTCGGCAAGTACCTCGCCGCGGTCGGGCTGTACCTCGTGCTGCTGGCGATCAGCGCCTACATGCCGCTCAGCCTCGCCGTGATCGGCCGCCTCGACTGGGGCCTGCTCGGCGCGACCTACCTCGGCCTCCTGCTGCTCGGCGCGGCGTTCCTCGCGATCGGGCTGTTCGCGTCGACGCTCAACGAAAACCAGATCGTGTCCGCGGCGATCGGCTTCTCGCTGCTGCTGCTGCTGTGGGTGCTCGGCTTCGCCCAGCAGGCCACGGGCTCCGCGACCCAGCAGGTCCTGTCCTCCCTCGCCGTCGCGACCCACTTCAATACGTTCTCGAGCGGCACGGTGGACACGCAGGACGTGCTGTTCTTCCTGAGCCTCGCGGGCTTCTTCGTGTTCCTCGGCGCGCTGGCGCTGGAGTCCCGAAAGTGGAGGTAG
- a CDS encoding transglycosylase SLT domain-containing protein codes for MIPAALLVAALLVAAPARGVPASDRLAAAVDSYRRNDLASAQNLLEPLAQEDGAEGGRAAYLLGVIDMAQKRYEDAAAVFRHAANAAPLLADHAEYYFGVADFDAGRFGDAASAFADVIARFPDSSMRGLALFWRAESLWSARAPDAPDAFHRYLEQFSQGMHAAQAWFDMGQALEAQGRWADAAQAYRRIPWAFPASPYAASARTRLDALARAHPLPADATPVEVFYQRAQSEFDASDGGAAWADLQRVLSMPRAWLFNDGIFYMLGALNYEQRRFADASRWFQQDVALRQTHADDSLFYLMRIALAGGREADALAFARRLAAEYPKSSLAPRGLYLVAETRADRGAAGPALALYREAGDRFPLTWYGSRALWQVGWLLSRSGQWAAARTAWLHAAQASAGTDAAAAAWYWAARAAAQTGHADLAAGDYRRAATLYGDTYYGQGAAARLGAPVRAAIGPDAPDVPAGTIPTLDRFHELDALAQTEDATRDLEAAAAAAPAATRPAVLTLLSQRYIDVGTPRRGIGVAEDARDALGTPAPHRLPLALWQALYPRPQWTAITQAASRDGVDPYLIAGVIREESRFDPAAVSSAGAYGLMQLMPGTAQSTARSLGMTSPDQRGLIDPATNIALGAAVLKAELMRFGRVDLALAAYNAGPNAARGWLAARSGADPDTFVEAIPYSETRGYVKTVQQSAAMYRWLYQNGHPTAAQ; via the coding sequence ATGATCCCCGCGGCACTGTTGGTGGCGGCGCTGCTCGTCGCCGCGCCGGCGCGGGGGGTCCCGGCCTCCGACCGCCTCGCCGCCGCCGTTGACTCCTACCGCCGCAACGATCTCGCGAGCGCGCAGAATCTGCTCGAGCCGCTCGCGCAGGAGGACGGCGCCGAAGGCGGGCGCGCCGCGTACCTGCTCGGCGTCATCGACATGGCGCAGAAGCGGTACGAGGACGCCGCCGCGGTCTTCCGGCACGCCGCGAACGCCGCGCCGCTTCTCGCCGATCACGCGGAGTACTACTTCGGAGTGGCCGACTTCGACGCGGGCCGCTTCGGCGATGCGGCCAGCGCGTTCGCGGACGTGATCGCGCGCTTCCCCGATTCGAGCATGCGCGGTCTCGCGCTGTTCTGGCGGGCGGAGAGCTTGTGGAGTGCCCGCGCGCCCGACGCGCCCGACGCGTTTCATCGGTATCTCGAGCAGTTCAGCCAGGGGATGCATGCCGCGCAGGCGTGGTTCGATATGGGCCAGGCGCTCGAAGCCCAGGGACGCTGGGCCGACGCCGCACAGGCCTACCGGCGGATTCCGTGGGCCTTCCCCGCCAGTCCCTACGCGGCATCCGCGCGCACGCGCCTCGATGCGCTCGCGCGCGCGCATCCGCTGCCGGCGGACGCGACCCCGGTCGAGGTATTCTATCAGCGCGCGCAGAGCGAGTTCGACGCCAGCGACGGCGGGGCGGCGTGGGCCGACCTCCAGCGCGTGCTGTCGATGCCGCGGGCCTGGCTCTTCAACGACGGCATCTTTTACATGCTGGGCGCACTGAACTACGAGCAGCGCCGGTTCGCGGATGCCTCGCGGTGGTTCCAGCAGGACGTCGCGCTGCGGCAGACGCACGCGGACGATTCGCTCTTCTATTTGATGCGCATCGCGCTCGCGGGCGGCCGGGAGGCCGACGCGCTTGCGTTCGCGCGCCGGCTGGCGGCGGAGTACCCGAAGTCGTCGCTCGCGCCGCGGGGCCTCTATCTCGTCGCCGAGACGCGCGCGGACCGCGGCGCCGCCGGACCCGCGCTGGCCCTCTATAGGGAGGCCGGCGACCGGTTCCCGCTCACCTGGTACGGCAGCCGCGCGCTGTGGCAGGTCGGCTGGCTGCTGTCGCGGAGCGGACAGTGGGCCGCGGCGCGGACCGCGTGGCTGCACGCCGCGCAGGCGTCAGCCGGGACCGACGCCGCGGCCGCGGCCTGGTACTGGGCCGCCCGCGCCGCGGCGCAGACCGGGCACGCCGATCTGGCGGCCGGCGATTATCGCCGCGCGGCGACGCTGTACGGCGACACGTACTACGGCCAGGGCGCCGCGGCGCGCCTCGGCGCGCCCGTCCGCGCCGCCATCGGGCCGGACGCTCCGGACGTGCCCGCGGGGACGATCCCGACGCTCGACCGGTTTCACGAGCTCGACGCGCTCGCGCAGACCGAGGACGCGACGCGCGACCTCGAAGCGGCCGCGGCCGCCGCACCCGCCGCGACCCGCCCCGCGGTGCTGACCTTGTTGAGTCAGCGGTATATTGATGTGGGGACGCCCCGCCGCGGGATCGGCGTGGCCGAAGACGCCCGCGACGCCCTCGGCACCCCGGCGCCGCACCGGCTTCCGCTCGCGCTGTGGCAGGCGCTGTACCCGCGCCCGCAGTGGACGGCGATCACGCAGGCCGCGTCCCGCGACGGGGTGGACCCGTATCTCATCGCCGGCGTGATCCGGGAGGAGAGCCGGTTCGATCCGGCCGCCGTCTCGTCGGCCGGCGCCTACGGCCTGATGCAGCTGATGCCGGGCACGGCCCAGAGCACCGCGCGCAGCCTGGGCATGACTTCGCCGGACCAGCGGGGGCTTATCGATCCCGCGACGAACATCGCTCTTGGCGCCGCGGTCCTCAAAGCCGAGCTCATGCGGTTTGGCCGAGTCGATCTCGCGCTCGCCGCCTACAACGCCGGCCCGAACGCCGCGCGCGGATGGCTGGCGGCGCGATCCGGCGCCGATCCGGATACTTTCGTCGAAGCGATCCCGTACAGCGAGACCCGCGGATACGTCAAGACGGTCCAGCAGTCTGCCGCGATGTATCGCTGGCTCTATCAGAACGGGCATCCAACGGCGGCCCAGTAA
- a CDS encoding alpha amylase family protein, producing the protein MRPHRPPTARGRWAAKTGGLLAAVLAAALVLPAAAAPGAAAARQVPHRALWIEPGANLKQLSTVDGVRAALDRAKAAGIDVVMPEAKNAWGYVIYPSSFIPSIADSPISHSGAGGSYPPPAQWYPRDYDLLGTIIAEAHARGIRVHAAINTFGEGYSPMHAGPSFAHPDFQATAYVAYRRIIAPNGTSYELTGVDVPRGQDQLILYTPASGGASPASRYGVEAAVAAGTVAEVRDRTGGPADPGAVPIPQDGYVLSGHGAAADWLRGALRPGDHVTIGPVETRMEPSSAHDIFAFANPANPAVWNYELAAVREIVARYDVDGIVLDRTRYDDLSEDFSDLSRAAFERAIGRPVAHWPDDIYTYVPQGYWVTRRFGPLYQEWLGYRAHTIMAYTRAAAEVARAVRPGVTVAMYVGSWYSVYYNEGVNWASPSVHPPYSWIGDAWVRAGLAPLLDYLMIGLYYRPVTMWEAIRRHDGATISVQGSGILGVQLVHGDTAVVGSLLLTLYEGQPRTLTRAIRMSDAVTRGTMMFDLVYLNTLNLWDAIPAP; encoded by the coding sequence GTGCGCCCGCACCGCCCCCCGACTGCGCGGGGCCGCTGGGCCGCGAAAACGGGGGGGCTCCTGGCCGCGGTGCTCGCCGCGGCGCTGGTCCTTCCCGCGGCCGCGGCCCCGGGGGCCGCGGCCGCGCGGCAGGTGCCGCATCGCGCCCTGTGGATCGAGCCCGGCGCGAACCTCAAGCAGCTCAGCACGGTCGACGGGGTGCGCGCTGCGCTCGACCGTGCGAAAGCCGCCGGCATCGACGTCGTCATGCCCGAGGCCAAGAATGCCTGGGGCTACGTGATCTACCCCAGCTCGTTCATCCCGTCGATCGCCGACTCGCCGATCTCGCACTCGGGCGCCGGCGGAAGCTACCCGCCGCCCGCGCAGTGGTATCCGCGCGACTACGACCTGCTGGGGACGATCATCGCGGAGGCGCATGCCCGGGGCATCAGGGTCCACGCGGCGATCAACACGTTTGGCGAGGGCTACTCGCCGATGCACGCCGGCCCGTCATTCGCACACCCTGACTTTCAGGCGACCGCGTACGTGGCCTACCGGCGCATCATCGCTCCCAACGGTACTTCTTACGAATTGACGGGCGTCGATGTTCCGCGCGGACAGGACCAACTGATCCTCTACACTCCGGCGAGCGGCGGGGCCAGCCCCGCGTCGCGGTACGGCGTCGAGGCGGCGGTGGCCGCCGGCACGGTGGCGGAGGTGCGCGATCGGACCGGGGGGCCGGCCGATCCGGGAGCGGTGCCGATCCCACAGGACGGGTACGTCCTCTCCGGGCACGGCGCGGCGGCGGACTGGCTGCGCGGCGCGCTGCGGCCGGGCGATCACGTTACGATCGGCCCCGTGGAGACGCGCATGGAGCCCTCCTCGGCCCACGACATCTTCGCGTTCGCCAACCCCGCGAACCCCGCGGTATGGAACTACGAGCTCGCCGCCGTGCGCGAGATCGTGGCGCGGTACGACGTCGACGGCATCGTGCTGGACCGCACCCGATACGACGACCTGTCGGAGGACTTCTCCGATCTCAGCCGCGCGGCGTTCGAACGGGCGATCGGCCGCCCGGTCGCGCACTGGCCGGACGACATCTACACCTACGTCCCGCAGGGGTACTGGGTCACGCGCCGGTTCGGCCCGCTCTATCAGGAATGGCTTGGCTATCGGGCGCACACCATCATGGCGTACACGCGCGCGGCCGCGGAGGTCGCCCGGGCGGTCCGCCCCGGGGTGACGGTGGCGATGTACGTCGGCTCCTGGTACTCGGTCTATTACAATGAAGGCGTGAATTGGGCGAGCCCGAGCGTCCACCCGCCCTATTCGTGGATCGGGGACGCGTGGGTTCGCGCCGGGCTGGCGCCCCTGCTCGACTACCTCATGATCGGGCTCTATTACCGGCCGGTGACCATGTGGGAGGCGATCCGCCGGCACGACGGTGCCACGATCAGCGTCCAGGGCAGCGGGATCCTCGGGGTGCAGCTGGTGCACGGCGACACGGCGGTCGTCGGGTCCCTGCTGCTGACGTTGTACGAGGGGCAGCCGCGGACCCTGACCCGCGCGATCCGCATGTCGGACGCGGTCACCCGCGGGACGATGATGTTCGACCTCGTGTACCTCAACACGCTCAATCTGTGGGACGCGATTCCGGCGCCCTGA
- a CDS encoding DUF4340 domain-containing protein, translating to MSPRITLALAIVVALVGGYILVVDRPQAQRAEQARHLVHLPKASITQITVRSGKNTAELVRTDATHWMLTRPFAAPASGYAVSDLLDGVLAIVPQRTVADKTSDWAAYGLATPDTELTLHTQDGKTAAVDIGKSSPVSTGLYARAVPGDAVYLVDASARDALAKTAADLRQKTLADFSNADVQRVRVASASGVLTVDRIGPDRWRLGGAHPWPADDFKVTDLFFPITTSDAKAFHDGVRDLAPYGLDHPAVTVDVTLKKQSTPLRLIFASKGKVTYAMVAGAATVLELDAGLAKRLTPAPISLVSKRLLPYNAQNLTAVTWSRDEQVLQIHRQGPGFSGGGLSDSQITDMFSSINILEGDTVEALAAAPAGTPAFTIQTDGGEGAQFRVVVYRRPGGAWLATNTALGLQYALPSNAFDGFPKAITAFLGLPKAAPAGGTKPAPGGGAVTVTPTQPGAGVTPTAPRPGGGPAPAKPPTP from the coding sequence GTGAGTCCCCGCATCACCCTCGCGCTGGCGATCGTCGTCGCCCTCGTCGGCGGCTACATTCTGGTCGTCGACCGGCCGCAGGCGCAGCGCGCGGAACAGGCGCGGCACCTCGTGCACCTCCCGAAGGCCTCGATTACGCAGATCACGGTGCGGAGCGGCAAGAACACGGCCGAGCTCGTGCGGACCGACGCCACACACTGGATGCTGACCCGGCCGTTCGCGGCGCCGGCGTCCGGCTACGCGGTGTCCGACCTGCTCGACGGCGTGCTCGCAATCGTGCCGCAGCGGACCGTCGCCGACAAGACCTCGGACTGGGCCGCGTACGGGCTGGCGACGCCGGATACCGAGCTCACGCTCCACACCCAGGACGGCAAGACGGCCGCCGTCGACATCGGCAAGTCCTCGCCGGTCTCGACGGGGCTCTACGCGCGCGCGGTGCCCGGGGACGCGGTCTACCTCGTCGACGCGTCGGCCCGCGACGCGCTGGCGAAGACGGCCGCCGACCTGCGCCAGAAGACCCTCGCGGATTTTTCCAATGCGGACGTGCAGCGCGTGCGCGTCGCCTCTGCGTCCGGGGTGCTCACCGTCGACCGCATCGGGCCGGACCGCTGGCGTCTGGGCGGCGCCCACCCGTGGCCGGCCGACGACTTTAAAGTGACCGACCTTTTCTTCCCGATCACCACCTCGGACGCCAAGGCGTTCCACGACGGGGTGCGCGACCTCGCCCCCTACGGACTCGACCACCCGGCCGTTACCGTGGACGTCACCCTGAAGAAGCAGTCGACGCCGCTGCGTCTGATCTTCGCGTCAAAAGGGAAGGTCACGTATGCGATGGTCGCGGGGGCGGCGACGGTGTTGGAGCTGGACGCGGGACTGGCGAAGCGGCTGACGCCGGCGCCCATCTCGCTCGTCAGCAAGCGCCTCCTGCCGTACAACGCGCAAAATCTCACCGCGGTGACGTGGAGCCGGGACGAGCAGGTGCTGCAGATCCACCGTCAGGGCCCCGGGTTCTCCGGCGGCGGCCTCTCGGACAGTCAGATCACCGACATGTTCTCGTCGATCAACATCCTCGAGGGCGATACCGTGGAGGCGCTCGCCGCGGCGCCGGCGGGGACGCCCGCCTTCACGATCCAGACCGACGGCGGCGAGGGCGCCCAGTTCCGCGTCGTGGTCTACCGGCGCCCTGGCGGCGCGTGGCTCGCCACCAACACGGCGCTCGGCCTGCAGTACGCACTGCCGTCGAACGCGTTCGACGGCTTCCCGAAGGCCATTACGGCGTTCCTCGGTCTGCCCAAGGCCGCGCCGGCCGGCGGGACCAAGCCGGCGCCGGGGGGCGGAGCCGTGACCGTGACGCCGACACAACCGGGCGCGGGCGTCACGCCGACGGCCCCGCGGCCGGGCGGAGGGCCTGCTCCGGCCAAGCCGCCGACGCCATGA